From the Cohaesibacter sp. ES.047 genome, the window GCGCGAGGCGGCGTGATTCGGTCGTGGCAGGTCTGGCAGCTGCTAGACAGCAACGGAATGCCGACCCTTTCCGGTTTGAAGATAGGCGTCAAAGGCGGATGCGACGAGCCGCACAAGAGGGCGTCCGGCATGTGTGACACTGAGGCGGTTCCCGTCCCGCGCACAGACACCGTCCGCCTGAAGCTCTTCCAGTGCCGGATAGCAAGCTTGCAGCGGGCTCAGCGGCACATTGAAATCGCGGGCCACTGCTTCGACATCCACCGCATAGGCCGTCATGATCGACATGATGATTGCGGCCCGAGCGCGGTCGTCCTGATCCATGTTGATGCCGCGTGAAATTGGCAGTTCTCCGGCTTCAACAGCTCGGATCCACCCTGCGAAGTCAGGGCTGTTCTGCACATAGCCTTGCGGCATTTTTCCGATGGAGGATGCGCCAAGGCCAATCAGGAACTCGGCTTCGTCTGTGGTGTAGCCCTGAAAATTGCGCCGCATGGAACCTTCCCGTGCGGCAATTGCGAGCGGGTCATCGGACTTGGCAAAGTGATCGAGCCCGATCTTCTCGTAGCCATGGTCTTGCAAAGCCGTGGTGGCGTCGTCAAAGAGGGCTATGCGTTCGGACGCATCGGGCAGCAGCTCTTCGGGCACGAGCCTTTGATGTTTTTTCATCCAGGGCACATGCGCATATCCGAACAGGGCCAGACGAGACGGATCAAGGCTTGCTGTGAGTTCGACCGTGTTGCGGATGGTTTCCCGGCTCTGGTGCGGCAACCCATACATCAGATCAAGATTGATTTCCTCGATGCCAACGGACCGAAGAGCCTCAACCGCTTCTTTCACGCGGCTATAGGGCTGCACGCGTCCCACGGCTTCCTGCACCTTGAGGTCAAAATCCTGAACCCCCAGACTGGTTCGGTTGATGCCTGCGAGGCGCAAAGTGTCGGCAAGCTCGTCAGTCACTGTGCGCGGATCAAGCTCAATCGCATGTTCCATGCCGTCAGTGAAGGTGAAGTGAGCGCGGATGGCATCGACCACACGCATGAAGGCATCCCGAGGCAGAATGGATGGCGTTCCGCCACCCCAGTGGATGTGACTGACGGGCTGTCCCTTGGGCAATTTCCCTGCCACCAGCGCCACTTCGCGCACCAGCATATCCGCATAATCCTGCAGCGGCTTTTCTTTCTTGGTGACCTTGGTATAGCAGCCGCAATAGTGGCACATGGACTGGCAGAAGGGCACGTGCAGATAAAGAGAAATCGGCACGCTGCGATCAACGGTCTTCAGCCACTCGGCATAGGTCTCCGCCCCGAACTCCGAAGAGAAGTGCGGTGCAGTGGGATAGGAGGTGTAGCGCGGCACGGCGCGCGAGGCATATTTCAAGGTCACATCGGTCATGGGGGCATTTAGCGTCTGGTGCTAAGGCTCAACTTTGAGCAAGGTCAATTCTGTCCGATTTGTCATGTCCCGCTTTCGTCGGGGGCAGGGCGGTTGGTGGTCTACTCAAAGCCGATCATTGATCGAAAATCGTTCGTGTGGTCTTGACCACCAGATCGAGCGGCAGCGTTGCGGTGTTGATGAGGGTGCCAGGCAGATTGGCATCGTTGCTATTCTCGAAGACCGCGGTCTTCTTGCCAGACATGGCAACACCCTTGAGCAGGGCGACAAGGCTGGGTGCGGTCACGGCGGTCATGTGGTTCATGCTGTCACCGCCATCAAAACCGGTAACATCAACCACGGTGATGCCTTCGCGTTTGATGCGGGTTTCATCCAGCGAATTGCCAACCCGCCCCGTGTCCCCCGCAAGAAGGCTGGATAATTGCAGCGCGCGATCCCGTGCGGACACAAGGATAACGAAATTCTTGGGCAGAGTGCGGATGGTTGCCAGTTGGCTGTTGAAGACATCCATGTCGATATCGGGTGAAATCAGCACGACCGACTGTATCTTGGAGGGCAGGCGCCCATTGTTCGCAAGCGCGACTTGCCGCAGGCTCTCCATCAAAAGCTCCGTGCCGAGCGAATGGGCCATCAGTGTGATATGATCCACCTTGCTCGCCGCGAGCGCCTTGATGACACTGACAAGCTGATCGCGAGAGGCCTTTACACTGTCCCTGTCATAAATATAGAGCCCGGGGCTGCCTGCCGACGGCCAGCTGAACAGTGCCATCGGAGCGGTCATGTCAAAGTCATGCTTGATTTGTGCGGCGCGATAAAGGGCTTCGGAAAAGTCGGTATTATAGCCGTGCGCGAACAACGTTGCCTCGCGCTTGCCGCGGGCTTGGGGCGATGAACCGGCTGCCAGATCGGCGTTGATCTGCGCACTGAACATGGATGAACCGGTGAGCGGTTTGGTTGAGGCGACGGCAAAATACTTTTTCGGATCTGGCTTGCTGCGCGGCCATTCTATCTCGCCGATCTTGTGGCCCGGCGGAATGGAAACCTGATACGAGGCATACTGAAGCTTGCCTGCCCGCTCGCCGGTGAAATCGGCATGGCCTTTGGGCACGCGGGTCGTCGCAACAACGATGCTTTCGGTTTCAAGCGAGATGGTCGGGGTTTGGGCAAACCGGATGCCGGTCGGCGCGGCGCAGCCCGCAAGCAGGGCACCCAGCATCATTGCAGCCATCACAGGCCGGACCATCCCAAGCAGGGCAGCGTTGTGAATCTGAGGCTCTCTTTTCCGCCGATTGCGCTGGGTTGACACCACCGTCACCTCTGTCATGAAATCCAGTTCCTTGCATACCACCGTCTCCTCAGAGCACAAAATGCAAACTGGCCAGCGCTCACGTTAGCGGTCGATTGTGTCTTGTAGACCACAAATCAGCCGATAATTGAGGTCCAAGCTGAAAATCCTGAGATCGTTCTCATCTGAAGCCGTACATCCAAATAGACAGTATTGTCCGGATTGTGGTCCTATCCGCGGTGTGATACTTCAAATCTGACATCTGCCGACCCAATGTGGTGATCTGATGTGACGTCAGCATCACTGCGAAATCCCTTCCAATCGCAAAGGTGTCTGTTCTACGGCCGACCGACCCGGATCTTCTACCGGATCTTCTGCCGGATCTTCTGAAGGATTCCAAGGCTTGCTCAATTTAGTTGAACTCTATGCCATCGCCTTTGCTGGCGGATGGCTTGCCACCTACATCGGTTTTCCGGCCTCTTGGCTCACGGGGTCCCTGTTGGCGGTTGTGGTTGCCATGTTTGCGGGCCGCAAGCTCTTCATACCGAACCGGCTCAAGAACGGTGGGTTCATGTTGGTTGGCGTCATCCTTGGCACAGGCTTCACGCCGGACACCCTTCATGCCATCGCCGCTTGGCCACTCAGTGTGGCATTGCTTGTGGTTACGGTGATCATCATC encodes:
- a CDS encoding alpha/beta hydrolase; translation: MTEVTVVSTQRNRRKREPQIHNAALLGMVRPVMAAMMLGALLAGCAAPTGIRFAQTPTISLETESIVVATTRVPKGHADFTGERAGKLQYASYQVSIPPGHKIGEIEWPRSKPDPKKYFAVASTKPLTGSSMFSAQINADLAAGSSPQARGKREATLFAHGYNTDFSEALYRAAQIKHDFDMTAPMALFSWPSAGSPGLYIYDRDSVKASRDQLVSVIKALAASKVDHITLMAHSLGTELLMESLRQVALANNGRLPSKIQSVVLISPDIDMDVFNSQLATIRTLPKNFVILVSARDRALQLSSLLAGDTGRVGNSLDETRIKREGITVVDVTGFDGGDSMNHMTAVTAPSLVALLKGVAMSGKKTAVFENSNDANLPGTLINTATLPLDLVVKTTRTIFDQ
- the hemN gene encoding oxygen-independent coproporphyrinogen III oxidase, whose protein sequence is MTDVTLKYASRAVPRYTSYPTAPHFSSEFGAETYAEWLKTVDRSVPISLYLHVPFCQSMCHYCGCYTKVTKKEKPLQDYADMLVREVALVAGKLPKGQPVSHIHWGGGTPSILPRDAFMRVVDAIRAHFTFTDGMEHAIELDPRTVTDELADTLRLAGINRTSLGVQDFDLKVQEAVGRVQPYSRVKEAVEALRSVGIEEINLDLMYGLPHQSRETIRNTVELTASLDPSRLALFGYAHVPWMKKHQRLVPEELLPDASERIALFDDATTALQDHGYEKIGLDHFAKSDDPLAIAAREGSMRRNFQGYTTDEAEFLIGLGASSIGKMPQGYVQNSPDFAGWIRAVEAGELPISRGINMDQDDRARAAIIMSIMTAYAVDVEAVARDFNVPLSPLQACYPALEELQADGVCARDGNRLSVTHAGRPLVRLVASAFDAYLQTGKGRHSVAV